One Setaria italica strain Yugu1 chromosome I, Setaria_italica_v2.0, whole genome shotgun sequence DNA window includes the following coding sequences:
- the LOC101769385 gene encoding F-box/LRR-repeat protein 20 has translation MSAPPLGGGGALINEVLTDDELRTVLTRLGPEAERDAFGLVCRRWLRIQSSERRRLRARAGPDMLRRLAARFPGVLELDLSQNPSRSFYPGVIDDDLNVIAGSFRNLRILALQNCKGISDVGVAKLGDGLPSLQSLDVSRCIKLSDRGLKAVALGCQKLRQLHITGCKLITDNLLIVLSKSCLQLEDLGAAGCNSITDAGISALADGCHHIKLLDISKCNKVGDPGVCEIAEVSSSHLVSIKLLDCSKVGDKSIYSLAKFCHNLETLVIGGCRNISDSSIQALALACSSSLRSLRMDWCLKITDTSLRCLLSNCKLLVAIDVGCCDQITDVAFQDGEGSGFQSELRVLKISSCVQLTVAGVSSVIKSFKALEYLDVRSCPQVTRDSCEQAGVQFPSACKVNFYGSLLESDPSAERFF, from the exons ATGTCGGCGCCAccgttgggcggcggcggcgccctcatTAACGAGGTGCTCACCGACGACGAGCTCCGCACGGTGCTCACCCGTCTGGGGCCCGAGGCGGAGCGCGACGCCTTCGGGCTCGTGTGCCGCCGATGGCTCCGGATCCAGAGCTCCGAGCGGCGgcgcctgcgcgcgcgcgccgggccGGACATgctgcgccgcctcgccgcgcgcttCCCGGGAGTCCTCGAGCTTGACCTCTCCCAGAATCCCTCGCGCTCCTTCTACCCCGGGGTCATCGACGATGACCTCAACGTCATTGCCGGGAGCTTCCGCAACCTGCGTATCCTGGCGCTGCAGAACTGCAAAG GTATCTCTGATGTTGGAGTTGCCAAATTGGGAGATGGACTGCCATCTCTGCAGTCCCTTGATGTTTCTCGCTGCATAAAGCTGAGCGATAGAGGTTTGAAGGCGGTTGCACTAGGGTGCCAAAAATTGAGGCAGCTGCATATCACGGGTTGCAAATTAATAACTGATAATTTATTGATTGTTCTATCAAAGAGCTGTCTACAATTGGAAGATCTTGGAGCTGCAGGATGTAACAGCATAACAGATGCCGGTATATCTGCTCTAGCTGATGGCTGTCATCATATAAAATTGCTTGACATAAGTAAATGCAATAAAGTTGGTGATCCTGGAGTCTGTGAAATCGCTGAGGTTTCTTCATCACACTTGGTGTCGATAAAGCTTTTGGACTGCAGCAAGGTGGGAGATAAGTCCATCTATTCTTTAGCTAAGTTCTGCCATAACCTAGAGACTCTTGTCATTGGTGGATGTCGGAACATTAGCGATTCATCCATACAAGCTCTTGCTCTTGCCTGCTCCAGCAGCTTAAGGAGCCTGAGAATGGACTGGTGCTTGAAAATAACAGACACGTCATTGCGATGCCTGCTGTCTAACTGTAAACTTCTTGTGGCGATTGATGTTGGGTGCTGTGACCAAATAACCGACGTTGCATTTCAGGACGGGGAAGGAAGTGGGTTTCAGTCTGAACTGAGAGTTTTGAAGATCAGCAGCTGTGTTCAGCTCACAGTTGCAGGGGTCAGCAGTGTGATTAAATCCTTCAAGGCTCTTGAGTACCTGGATGTTCGGTCATGTCCTCAGGTTACAAGGGACAGTTGCGAGCAAGCTGGAGTACAGTTTCCTAGTGCCTGTAAGGTGAATTTCTATGGCAGCTTGCTGGAGTCCGATCCATCTGCTGAGAGGTTCTTCTAG